One region of Bosea sp. 29B genomic DNA includes:
- a CDS encoding efflux RND transporter periplasmic adaptor subunit, which yields MIRRSSRALVALAALLPALSAEALAQGAPPAPPVTVATPLAKRVTNWDEFTGRFEASEQVEVRARVSGFLDSVHFRDGDLVKAGDLLFTIDQRPYKLAVDASRAEVARAKAQVDLNQNEVERAEALTQNRTITARDIDQRRANLNGAIASQQAAEANLKTAELNLEWTQVRAPLAGRVSNKRVDQGNLIAGGQSGATLLTTIVAVDPIKFVFDASEADYLRYAKSQDLRKPGTPVRVRLSSETKWDREGKIDFVDNALNARSATIRTRAVFPNPDGQLTPGTFGRLRLFAGEGDALLVPDAVIVSDQANKIVFTVGADNKVVPKPVQLGAISDGLRVITKGLAASDKVIVNGIANPMVRPGVAVTPQPTEIKAAAAN from the coding sequence ATGATCCGCCGCTCCAGCCGGGCCCTTGTTGCCCTGGCGGCCCTGCTCCCGGCCCTCTCAGCCGAGGCCCTCGCCCAAGGTGCGCCGCCGGCCCCGCCGGTCACGGTCGCGACCCCGCTCGCCAAGCGCGTCACCAACTGGGACGAGTTCACCGGCCGCTTCGAGGCCAGTGAACAGGTCGAAGTCCGCGCCCGCGTCTCCGGCTTCCTTGATTCGGTGCATTTCCGCGACGGCGACCTGGTTAAGGCCGGCGACCTGCTCTTCACCATTGACCAGCGGCCCTACAAGCTCGCCGTCGATGCCTCCCGGGCAGAGGTCGCGCGTGCCAAGGCGCAGGTCGACCTCAACCAGAACGAGGTCGAGCGTGCCGAGGCGCTGACGCAGAACCGCACCATCACCGCCCGCGACATCGACCAGCGCCGCGCCAACCTCAACGGCGCGATCGCCAGCCAGCAGGCGGCCGAGGCCAATCTGAAGACGGCCGAGCTCAACCTCGAGTGGACGCAGGTGCGTGCGCCGCTCGCCGGCCGCGTCTCGAACAAGCGCGTCGACCAGGGCAACCTGATCGCCGGCGGCCAGTCGGGCGCGACGCTGCTGACCACGATCGTCGCCGTCGATCCGATCAAGTTCGTCTTCGACGCCTCGGAGGCCGACTATCTGCGCTATGCGAAATCGCAGGATCTGCGGAAGCCCGGCACGCCGGTGCGCGTGCGGCTTTCGAGCGAAACCAAATGGGACCGCGAAGGCAAGATCGACTTCGTTGACAACGCGCTGAACGCCCGCTCGGCGACGATCCGCACCCGCGCCGTCTTCCCGAATCCTGACGGGCAGCTGACGCCTGGGACCTTCGGGCGGCTGCGGCTCTTCGCCGGCGAAGGCGACGCGTTGCTGGTGCCGGATGCGGTCATCGTCTCCGACCAGGCCAACAAGATCGTGTTCACGGTCGGCGCCGACAACAAGGTGGTGCCGAAGCCGGTTCAGCTCGGCGCGATCAGTGACGGGCTGCGCGTCATCACCAAGGGCCTCGCTGCGAGCGACAAGGTGATCGTGAACGGCATCGCCAATCCGATGGTGCGCCCGGGCGTCGCTGTGACGCCGCAGCCGACCGAGATCAAGGCCGCCGCCGCCAACTGA
- the gatB gene encoding Asp-tRNA(Asn)/Glu-tRNA(Gln) amidotransferase subunit GatB, with product MNAHVRPADPKKLIKGATGDWEIVIGLEIHAQVTSNAKLFSGSSTAFGGEPNAHVSLVDAAMPGMLPVINEECVRQAVRTGLGLNAQINKRSVFDRKNYFYPDLPQGYQISQYKHPVVGEGEIAVDLSPTEQISVGIERLHLEQDAGKSMHDQHPTMSFVDLNRSGVALMEIVSKPDLRSADEAKAYVSKLRTILRYIGSCDGDMEKGNLRADVNVSVRKPGAPFGTRCEIKNVNSIRFIGQSIEVEARRQIGILEDGGTIDQETRLYDPGKGETRSLRSKEEAHDYRYFPDPDLLPLEFDDAFVAELKAQLPELPDAKKGRFIAQYGLSPYDASVLVAERDQADYFEAVAKGRDGKAAANWVINELFGRLNKEGKDVSDSPVSAAQLGGLVDLIGEGVISGKIAKDLFEIVWTEGGDPREIVEARGMKQVTDTGAIEKAVDEIIAANPDKVEQVKAKPTMLGWFVGQAMKASGGKANPQALNEILKAKLGIE from the coding sequence ATGAATGCGCATGTCCGCCCCGCCGACCCCAAGAAGCTGATCAAGGGTGCGACCGGCGACTGGGAAATCGTGATCGGCCTCGAGATTCATGCGCAGGTCACCTCCAACGCCAAGCTGTTCTCGGGATCCTCGACCGCTTTCGGCGGCGAGCCGAACGCCCATGTCAGCCTGGTCGACGCGGCGATGCCGGGCATGCTGCCGGTGATCAACGAGGAATGCGTGCGCCAGGCGGTCCGCACTGGGCTCGGCCTCAATGCGCAGATCAACAAGCGCTCGGTCTTCGACCGCAAGAACTATTTCTATCCCGACCTGCCTCAGGGCTACCAGATCAGCCAGTACAAGCACCCGGTCGTCGGCGAGGGCGAGATCGCGGTCGACCTGTCGCCGACCGAGCAGATCAGCGTCGGCATCGAGCGCCTGCACCTCGAGCAGGACGCCGGCAAGTCGATGCATGACCAGCACCCGACCATGAGCTTCGTCGATCTCAACCGCTCGGGTGTGGCGCTGATGGAGATCGTCTCCAAGCCGGACCTGCGCTCGGCCGACGAGGCCAAGGCCTATGTCTCGAAGCTGCGCACCATCCTGCGCTATATCGGCTCCTGCGATGGCGACATGGAGAAGGGCAATCTGCGCGCCGACGTCAACGTCTCCGTGCGCAAGCCGGGCGCGCCCTTCGGTACGCGCTGCGAGATCAAGAACGTCAACTCGATCCGCTTCATCGGTCAGTCGATCGAGGTCGAGGCCCGCCGCCAGATCGGCATCCTCGAGGATGGCGGCACGATCGACCAGGAGACCCGCCTCTATGATCCCGGCAAGGGTGAGACCCGCTCGCTGCGCTCCAAGGAAGAGGCGCACGATTATCGCTACTTCCCCGATCCGGACCTGCTGCCGCTCGAATTCGACGACGCCTTCGTCGCTGAGCTGAAGGCGCAGCTGCCGGAGCTGCCCGACGCCAAGAAGGGTCGCTTCATCGCGCAGTACGGGCTCTCGCCCTATGATGCCTCGGTCCTCGTCGCCGAGCGCGATCAGGCCGACTATTTCGAGGCGGTCGCCAAGGGGCGCGACGGCAAGGCCGCCGCCAACTGGGTGATCAACGAATTGTTCGGCCGCCTCAACAAGGAAGGCAAGGACGTCTCGGATTCGCCGGTCTCGGCGGCGCAGCTCGGCGGTCTCGTCGACCTGATCGGCGAGGGCGTGATCTCCGGCAAGATCGCCAAGGACCTGTTCGAGATCGTCTGGACCGAAGGCGGCGACCCGCGCGAGATCGTCGAGGCCCGCGGCATGAAGCAGGTCACCGACACCGGCGCGATCGAGAAGGCGGTCGACGAGATCATCGCCGCCAACCCGGACAAGGTCGAGCAGGTCAAGGCGAAGCCGACCATGCTGGGCTGGTTCGTCGGCCAGGCGATGAAGGCCTCGGGCGGCAAGGCCAACCCGCAGGCGCTGAACGAGATCCTGAAAGCCAAGTTGGGAATCGAGTGA
- a CDS encoding GNAT family N-acetyltransferase, with product MTQKDLIIRDALAADLPAVRSLLVETWHDTYDGIYGWQRVAQITNAWHSLDALNAQLGRDSGVFLIALLGDEIVGTASARREPDRAAMLTRLYVSPVRQGGGIGRTLLQVALACFPDAPVARLEVESQNELAIAFYERMGFFLQRQARFDGREDTPNTLIMAKRLFVG from the coding sequence GTGACGCAAAAGGACTTGATCATCCGCGATGCGCTCGCCGCCGATCTGCCGGCGGTCCGCTCGCTGTTGGTCGAGACCTGGCACGACACCTATGACGGCATCTATGGCTGGCAACGGGTCGCGCAGATCACCAATGCCTGGCATTCGCTCGACGCGCTGAATGCCCAGCTCGGCCGCGACAGCGGCGTCTTCCTGATCGCGCTGCTGGGCGACGAGATCGTCGGCACCGCTTCCGCCCGTCGCGAGCCCGACCGCGCTGCCATGCTGACGCGGCTCTACGTCTCGCCGGTGCGGCAGGGCGGGGGCATCGGGCGCACGCTGCTGCAGGTCGCGCTCGCCTGCTTTCCCGATGCGCCGGTGGCGCGGCTGGAGGTCGAGAGCCAGAACGAGCTTGCCATCGCGTTCTATGAGCGCATGGGCTTCTTCCTGCAGCGCCAGGCTCGCTTCGACGGGCGCGAGGACACGCCCAATACGCTGATCATGGCCAAGCGGCTCTTCGTTGGATGA